One genomic window of Inquilinus sp. KBS0705 includes the following:
- a CDS encoding glyoxalase gives MESLSPNLFVKDINATIAWYRILGFELIVTVPETGTDLVWAMMMKGNVTMMFQTMESLGDELPEISRTDGASLLLYIKLKGIRAFFEDIKDQVTVLKGLEKTFYGATEFSVSDINNYVLTFAEDE, from the coding sequence ATGGAAAGCCTTTCACCCAACCTATTTGTTAAAGATATTAATGCAACTATTGCCTGGTACCGCATTTTAGGATTTGAACTGATAGTAACCGTACCCGAAACCGGCACCGATTTAGTATGGGCCATGATGATGAAGGGTAATGTTACCATGATGTTTCAAACCATGGAAAGCCTTGGCGATGAATTGCCCGAGATTAGCCGCACCGATGGCGCATCGCTGTTATTATATATTAAACTTAAGGGCATACGGGCCTTTTTTGAGGATATTAAAGACCAGGTTACCGTGCTTAAAGGCCTCGAAAAAACGTTTTACGGCGCTACCGAATTTTCGGTATCAGATATTAACAACTATGTTTTAACTTTTGCCGAAGACGAATAA
- a CDS encoding glyoxalase has translation MITFKRVDHFHVCVPPDRLEEARQFYGAVLGLEQIYRPDHLFSSAGYWFNIGDGQLHIGVEPALPRTIRHTALEVTDVAAARQHLENNGVEIVEEPVIPGRDRFAFIDPFGNRMELLEIL, from the coding sequence ATGATCACCTTTAAACGCGTAGACCATTTTCATGTTTGTGTGCCGCCCGATCGGCTGGAAGAGGCGCGGCAGTTTTACGGCGCGGTTTTGGGCCTTGAACAAATTTACCGCCCCGACCATCTGTTCTCATCCGCAGGGTATTGGTTTAACATTGGCGATGGGCAGCTACATATTGGCGTAGAGCCTGCACTGCCACGAACTATAAGGCATACCGCATTAGAGGTAACTGATGTTGCCGCCGCGCGCCAGCATTTAGAAAATAACGGGGTTGAAATTGTAGAAGAGCCGGTTATACCCGGCCGCGACCGCTTTGCCTTTATAGACCCTTTTGGTAACAGGATGGAGTTGCTGGAGATACTCTAA
- a CDS encoding MGMT family protein, whose product MPDYNFFDNVYDVVRQIPAGRVTSYGAIAAYLGSKQSSRVVGYAMMACGNAQPPVPAHRVVNRQGLLTGKFHFGGDTMEQLLANEGVVVIDNQVLNFKALYWDPAVELAL is encoded by the coding sequence ATGCCCGATTACAATTTTTTTGATAACGTGTACGATGTTGTTAGGCAAATACCCGCGGGCAGGGTAACCTCCTACGGCGCTATTGCGGCCTACCTGGGTTCTAAGCAATCATCGCGGGTTGTGGGTTATGCCATGATGGCTTGCGGCAATGCACAGCCGCCTGTGCCTGCCCACAGGGTAGTGAACCGCCAGGGCCTGCTTACGGGTAAATTCCATTTTGGTGGCGATACCATGGAGCAGCTTTTAGCCAATGAGGGTGTTGTGGTAATAGACAACCAGGTGCTAAACTTTAAAGCGCTGTATTGGGACCCTGCAGTGGAGCTGGCGCTTTAG